In Mammaliicoccus sp. Marseille-Q6498, the genomic stretch TCAGACTCTTCAGTCTCTAGATTTTCTTCTGATTCAACAGCATCTTTTTGATGTTTATTTTTTTGATGTTTTTTCGTTCTTGATAACACTTCTTCATTAGACGAATCATTTTGTTGTGCTTCTTGTTCAGGTTGTTGCTGCTCTTCCTGAATAGGTTGTTGTTCTTGTCTTCTGAATTGTTGAGGTTGATCATTTACACGTTGTGCTTCTTGTTGTTGATTTTGTCTGATCACCGTTTCATCTTTTCTATTATTATCATTGTGCTGTTGTCGAGGATTTCTAGGTTGTTCATTTACTCTATCTCTCTCATTATAAAATGGATTTTGTCCGCTTCCTTGAATCGGAATGATTTTATCTTTTCTTACAAATAATAAAATACTCACTATAAAGAAAAATAATGGCACTAAAACAATAAATAACGGTATTGTAATAATGGCTAAGAATAAAAATATAAGTGCTGAAAATACTCTCCATTTCATTACGACTAAACCAATAAATGAAATAATTAAAACAATAATCAAATAAATAATAAATAGCCATATACCATTTTGAATGTTTAATGCTACTTCACTTGATGACAGTAGTTGTCCATTTGCAGTTATATTTATGTTTAATTGTTCAATTAAACTTTCCAATCTATTTATATTAGTAGGATTATTTAATACTACAAGTGCAGCAAATAAAGAAAGTGCTGTAACACCTAATACTATTATCCAAGCAAACCAACCAAAGAACCTTTCAAAACCTCTACTTACTGGTTGTCTCACATGCTCTACATATGAACTCATCATATTTCCTCCTCTATAACGGTTAGGTTTTATTATAACAAAAAAGGGAGCAAGACAGAAATCTAATACTTAATTAGATTTCGTTTTCTTGCCCCCGCAAGGGTGACTAGATTTCTAAAAAGCTTAATTTAAGCGCATTTAGAAATCAGACACCTACTGCGCTTTTATACAGTAAATGATAATTCAATAAAATAAAAGAGCAAGACAGAAATCTAATACTTAATTAGATTTCGTTTTCTTGCCCCCGCAATGAATGAATAAATTATTTTAATGACATTTTAAATTTAAGAAATGCTTCATTATATGCTGACATATCTTTTTTATTTAAGTCTTGATAAACTTCTAATTTATTTCTTAATTTTGAATCTGGATAGAATCTTTCATCTTCTCTTACACTTTTATCTAACAATTTGTAAGATTCTTTATTAGGTGTTGCGTATCCAACCCATTCAGTATTTTGTTTACCTACTTTTTCATCTAATAGGAAATTAATAAATTTATGTGCACCTTCAACATTTTGTGCTGTTTTCGGTATTACTAAATTATCAAACCATAAGTTAGATCCTTCTTTAGGTACAACAAAGTCTAATTTATCATTTTCATTCATAATATCTGCAGCCATCCCACTCCATACTACTGCAACATTTGATTCGTTTTGAACCATCATCGTGTTGATTTCATCTCCTACAACACCTCTTACGTTAGGAGCTAAATCTACTAATTTATTTTCAGCTTTTTTAAGTTTAGTTGGATTTGTTTCGTTTAAACTTTCATTCATACTGTTTAAACCAAATCCAATTCCTTCTCTTGCACCATCAACAACGAGTACATCATCTTTTAGACGTTTATCCCAAAGACTATTCCACGTATTAAAGTCGATACCTTTTGTCTTTTCAGGGTTATAAAGTATGCCTACTGTTCCCCAGAAATATGGCACTGAATATTTATTTCCTTTATCAAAAGGTAGATTCATGAAATCTTTATCTATATTTTTAAAATTAGGTATTTTATTATGATCTATTGGATAAAGAAGCTTCTCTTTTTTCATTTTTTGAACTGTATATTCACTCGGTACTGCAACATCATATGAAGTACCGCCATTTTTGATTTTCGCCATCATCGCTTCATTTGAATCAAACGTTTCATATACAACTTTAATACCTGTTTCTTTTTCAAACTTTTTAGTTAAAGCAGGGTCTATGTACTCACCCCAGTTATAAACATAAATGACATCTTTTTTACCTTTTGATGGTGGAGGATCTATCAATCTCGTTGAAAGCATAAGTAATGCCCCAACTACAATTGAAATACCAATTAATTGAATTAATTGTTTCATCGTAATAGACCTCCTCTTTTATCTATTCTTTTTTGCTGACCTTTTTTAATGAAGTAATAACCTAAAATTAATCCCATAACTAAAACAAACAACAATGTAGAAATTGCATTAATTTCCATTGTGATACCTTTTCTAGCCATAGAATATACTTCTACAGAAAGTACACTAAATCCACTACCCGTTACAAAGAAACTCACTGTAAAGTCGTCTAATGAATACGTCAAAGCCATAAAAAATCCACCAATTGCACCAGGTAATATATGTGGAACAATTACTTTAGTTAAAGTTTGCCACGAAGAAGCGCCTAAATCTCTTGCAGCATCAATCATAGATGTATTCATATCATATAGCTTTGGCAATACAAGCAGTACGACAATTGGCACACAAAATGCAATATGAGAAATAAGTACAGACCAAAATCCAAGTCCCATACCTGTATAATGACCTACAACTGTAAATAATAATAAGAATGATGAACCGATTACTACATCTGAACTGACCATCAAAATATTATTTAAAGTAAGCAAACCTACTTTTAATTTTTTATTTCTCATATAATAAATACCTATTGCACCGCAAATACCTATAAGTGTAGAAATACTTGCAGCAAGCAACGCTATTGCAATTGTATTAACGATAATGACAATTAAACGCTTATTTTGAAAGACTGACATGTAATGATCAAAAGTAAATCCTTTAAAATGCGTCATATTACCCGCACCATTAAATGAATAAAATATTAAAAAGAATATCGGTAAGTATAGAAAAGCTAATATGATTGTAAAATATAATTTACCAGTTAATTTCATTTCTATACCTCCTTATTCTCAGATTTAGATTTCGTAATGATTAAGATTAATGCCATTGCTAAAATTAAGAACACCGCAATTGTTGAACCCATTCCATAGTTTTGTGTAACTAAAAACTGTTCTTGAATTGCCGTACCTAAGTTCACAACTTTGTTCCCTGCTATTAATCGTGTAATCATAAATAATGATAATGCTGGTATAAATGTAATTTGAATGCCTGTTTTAACACCTTCAAATGTTAATGGCATAATAACACGTCTAAAAGTCGTAAAATGATTCGCACCTAAATCACGTGATGCCTGTAATAAATTTTCAGGTATTTCATCCATAGAATTAAAAATTGGAAGTAACATAAATGGTATATAAATATATACTGAAACAATTATAAACGCTGTACTCGTGAACAAAAAGTCCGTTGAAGATACATTGAAAAAGTTCAATATTTTATTCAACAAACCATCATGACTTAAAATGCCTATAAAAGCATAAGTCTTCAATAATAAATTAATCCATGTTGGTAAAATAATAAGCAATAAAAGTATTTCCTTATGCTTTGCACTACGTAAAGCAAGCGCTAAAGGATAGCTTATAAGTAAACAAAAGAACGTAATAATAACCGCATACCATACCGAGCTTAATGTCATTTTTAAATAACTACTTGTGAAGAAATTTTTATAGTTTTCAAATGAAAAATGACCGTGAATATCTAACAATGATGCATAAAAAATCATAATTATAGGTACGATTATAAATAGCACAATCCAAATCATATAAGGTACAAGTAATAAAGATTTTATTTTATGCATTGTCATCATCCTCGTAACTTTCGATTCGACGATCAAATTCTTCTTCTGTTTCACCAGGAAGCATAATATGAATTGCAGAAGAATCAAAGTCTAATCCTACTGTTTCACCTATTGTTGCTTTTTGAGTTGTTTGTATAACCCACTCATTACCTTGCTCATCAAAACAACAAATTTCGTAATGAACACCTCTAAATAATTGTGAATCTACAACAGCAGATATACGACCTTCACTTTCAGATGTAATTGTTATATCTTCAGGACGAATGACGACATCTACTTTAGCGTCTTGTTCAAAACCAGCATCCACACATTCATAAGAAATACCGTACATTTCTACTTCATAGTCTTTCTTCATGATGCCATTAACAATATTAGATTCACCTATAAAATCAGCAACGAATCTATTTACGGGTTCATCATAAATATCGACTGGTGTACCACTTTGTTGAATTTTGCCGTCTTTCATAACAAATATGTAATCGCTCATTGCTAAAGCTTCTTCTTGATCATGTGTTACAAATATAAAAGTAATGCCTAGTCTTTGTTGTAATTCACGTAATTCATATTGCATTTCTGTTCTTAATTTTAAATCTAATGCAGATAAAGGCTCATCTAGTAGAATGACTTCAGGTTCGTTTGCTAATGCTCTAGCAATTGCTACACGTTGCTTTTGTCCCCCACTCATTTCTGATATTTTTCTATCTTCATAGCCTTCTAGTTTAACAAGTTTCAATGCTTCTTTAACTTTATTTTGAATATCTTTTTTGTTTAATTTCTTTATTTTTAAACCAAATGCCACATTGTCGTATACATTTAAATGAGGAAACAATGCGTAATCTTGGAACACTGTATTAACTTTTCTATTATTGGCAGTAACTTCATTAATTATTTTATTATTAAATAAAATGTTTCCACTTGTAGGTGTTTCAAAGCCTGCTATTAATTTTAGAATCGTAGTTTTACCACATCCAGACGGACCTAATAATGTATAAAATTGTCCCTCTTCAATTTCAAAGCTTATATCATCTAATACTTTAGTATTGTTAAAGTTTTTAGAGATATTTTCAAATTTAATAATTGGTTGTTTCATTGTTTGCCTCCTATAAGTACGATTCTGTAGCAACTATAAGCACTTCTGAATCATTGGTCGTTTGATTTAAAAATTGATGATCTTCATTTGCTTTAAAATAGAAACATTCTCCCTTTTTTGCTGTATAAGTTTGTTTACCTATTTTTAAAGTGATTTTACCTTTTTTAACATATGCAAAAGTTTCTGATGACGATGGTGCAAATAATTTATACTTCGCGCCAGCATCAAGCGTTATTATAACTGGTTCCATTTCAAATTCATTCGAATCAGGAACTAGCCATCTTATTTTATACCCTTCATCGTACTCATCATATAATGTTTGTTCTTTTAGAGGATAATGTATACGGGCTTGATATAATTTTTCATTAAAAAATTCACTTGGTTCAATGCCCAATACATCTAATATATTCAAAAAAGTTTCCATAGATGGTGAAGACAAGTTACGTTCAAGTTGCGAAATATATCCTTTAGATAAATCCGTTCTTTCTCCCAATTCTTCTTGCGTCAAATTTTTTTGATATCTTAAATTTTTAAGTTTTTCTCCTATATTCATAAATCCCCCAAAAAAGTGAGTTTGTTTACTTTTACTAAACTAAAAGTTTAGTACCTTTAATAAAATAACAGAAATCATTTTATACTTCAACACTTTTTTGGGGGATTTTAATATTTTTATTTAACTGTAATGTTTGAACCGTCTTGACTATCTTTTAACGCTTTGACTGCTTTATAGCCGTCATAACCACTTGCTTCTTTAAATTCTTTATAAATATTATTTTCATCAGACTTACCAGGAACTATTTTTTTAAAATTTTTATAAGATCTTTCAAACTCTGATTTTTTAACACTTGTTTCGTATGCAGATTCAATATGATTAAAAAATTCTACAACTTGAACAATTTCTTCTTGAGACCAGTCGACATCAATTGGGTAACTATATTCCATTTATTTATTCTCCTTTATAAAAAAGGGCTGAGACATAAATGTCTTAGCCCTAATTTTTTCTATTAAATATATAAAGACGCAGTAAGTGTCAAATATTATAGTGTATGGATAGGTGTTCCTAATGCTACTTCTGCAGCTTCCATAGTGATTTCACCTAATGTTGGATGTGCATGAATTGTTAATGAAACATCTTCAGCAGTCATTCCAGATTCAATAGCTAAACCTAATTCAGCAATAATATCTGAAGCGCCAGTACCAGCTACTTGAGCACCAACTAATAATCCATTTTCTTTTAATGTTACTAATTTAACAAAACCAGCAGTTTCGTTTAATGCTAAAGCACGACCATTTGCAGCAAATGGGAATTTAGAAGCTTTAACTTCTAAGCCAGCTTCTTTAGCGCTTGCTTCATTATGACCTACTGTAGCTAATTCAGGTTCAGTGAAACATACTGCAGGAATACCTAAGTAATCTACAGCTGATTTTTCGCCTGAAATTGCTTCAGCAGCAACTTTAGCTTCGTAACTTGCTTTATGTGCAAGTGGAGGTCCAGCAACAATGTCACCGATTGCAAAAATGTTTTCAATTGAAGTACGACTTTGTTCGTCAACTTCAACTAAACCGCGGTCTGACATTTTTAAGCCTAATTCTTCAAGACCTAATTCATCAGTATTTGGACGACGACCTACAGTAACTAATACGTAATCAGCTTCGATTTCTTTAGTTTCTCCGCCTGCTTCATAAGTAACTTTCACGCCATTATCTGTTTCTTCAGCAGATTTAGCCATTGCTTCAGTTACAATTTCAACGCCTTTAGCTTTAAGACCTTTTTTAACGATTTGAGTCATTTGTTTCTCAAATCCACCTAAAATGTCTTTAGCACCTTCAAGGATTGTTACTTCTGATCCAAAGTTAGCATATGCAGTACCTAGTTCAGAACCGATATATCCGCCACCAACTACTACTAATTTTTTTGGAACTTCTTGAAGTGCTAATGCACCAGTTGAATCAATAACACGTTTGCCAAATTTGAAATTAGGAATTTCAATTGGACGTGAACCTGTTGCAATGATTGCATTTTTGAAAGTATAAGTTTGAGATGCTTTTTCAGTCATAACTTTTAAGTTATTTTCGTCTACAAAGTAAGCTTCACCTTTAGCAACTTCAATTTTATTACCTTTCATTAATCCAGCTACGCCACCAGTTAATTTCTTAACTACGCCGCTTTTGAATTCTTGAACTTTTTCAAAGTTTAAAGAAACTTTCTCTGCAACAACACCCATATCTTCTGAATGTTGTGCATTATGGAAACGGTGTGATGCTGATAATAATGCTTTAGAAGGAATACAACCTACGTTTAAACATACTCCGCCTAATTCACCTTTTTCAACGATTGTTACTTTTTGTCCTAATTGAGCTGCACGGATTGCTGCAACATAACCACCAGGACCTGCGCCAATTACTATTGTATCTGTTTCGATAGGAAAATCTCCAACTACCATTTTTACCCCTCCATTAATAATAATTCTGGATTATTTAATAATCTCTTAATATGGTTCATAGCATTTTGACCAGTAGCACCATCAATTTGTCTGTGGTCAAAGCTTAATGATAATGATAATACAGGTGCTGCTATAATTTCGCCATCTTTAACGATTGGTTTTTGAGCAATACGACCAATACCTAAAATAGCAACTTCAGGATGGTTGATTACTGGAGTGAACCATTGTCCACCTGCTGAACCAATATTACTAATCGTACATGTTGCGCCTTTCATTTCATTACCTTGTAACTTGCCATCACGTGCTTTTACAGCTAGTTCATTGATTTCATCAGAAATCTCAAACATTGACTTATGATCAGCATTTTTAACTACTGGTACTAATAAACCGCGATCAGTATCTGCAGCTATACCAACATTATAGTAATGTTTATGAACGATTTCACCATTTTCTTCATCAAATTCAGTGTTTAATGCTGGGTATTTCTTAAGTGCTGATACTAATGCTTTAACAACATATGGTAAGAATGTTAATTTAGTACCTTGTTCAGCAGCAACTTCTTTGAATTTTTTACGGTGATCCCATAATTCTTGAACATCAATTTCATCCATTAATGTTACGTGAGGAGCAGTATGTTTAGAGTTAACCATTGCTTTGGCAATTGCTTTACGCATAGCTGGGATTTTCTCACGTGTTTCTGGGTATTCGCCTTCTGGCACTTGTGCTGATTGAGCTGCTTGTGTATCTTCACTTGAAGTTTGTGTTGCAGTTTCTTCAGTAGTAGCTTGTTCTGATGTAGAACCACCATTTAAGTAAGCTTCTACGTCTTCTTTTAAGACACGTCCATTTTTACCTGAACCTGATACTGCTTTAATGTTTACATCATTATCACGAGCGAATTTACGAACTGAAGGCATAGCAATTACACGTTTAGAATCGTCAACTTCTTCTGATTTAGTATCTTCTGAAGTTGTTTCTTCTTTAGCTTCTTCTGCAGGTGCTTCTTCTTTTGTTTCTTCTTCGTCTTCGTCGTGACCTTTAAATTGTAACCCTTCTGCATCAGGTGAATCAATTTTAACGATTGTATCACCAACAACAGATACAGTACCTTCTTCAACCATTACTTCTTCGATTTTCCCTGAAACAGGTGATGGAATTTCTACGACTGATTTATCATTTTGTACTTCACATAATACATCGTCTTCTTGAATTTCGTCTCCTGCTTTAACAAACCATTTTACAATTTCACCTTCGTGGATACCTTCACCGATATCTGGTAATTTAAATTCGAATGACACGATTTTTTCCTCCTAAATATTAAATCCGTATTTTATTGCGCATTAAAATTCTAATGTTTCTCTTGCTTGCGCTACGATATCTTTTTTGTTTGGTAACCAAACACTTTCAGCTTGTGTGAATGGATAAATAGTGTCAGCAGCTGCAACACGTGCAACTGGAGCTTCTAATGAAAGAACAGCTCTTTCAGAAATTTCTGCTACAACACTTGCTGCAACACCCGCTTGTTTTTGAGCTTCTTGAACTACAATAACACGGTTTGTTTTTTCAACAGATTTAACGATTGTTTCAACATCTAAAGGTTGTACCGTAATTAAATCGATTACTTCAACTGAATAACCATCTTTTTCTAAGTCTTCAGCAGCTTTTAATGATTCTTGAACCATTGCGCCGTAAGTGATGATAGTTAAGTCTGTTCCTTCACGTTTAACTTTAGCTTTACCGATTTCCACTTCGTACTCTTCTTCAGGTACTTCTTCACGGAATGAACGGTATAATTTCATATGTTCTAAATAAACTACAGGATCGTTACTACGAATTGCTGAAATTAAAAGTCCTTTAGCATCATATGGGTTTGAAGGAATAACAACTTTCAAACCTGGTGATTGAGCCATTAAACCTTCTAAGTTATCAGCGTGTAATTCAGGTGTATGAACACCGCCACCGAATGGCGCACGGATTGTTATTGGAGCTGTTTTAGAGTTACCTGAACGGAAACGATGACGTGCAATTTGTCCAGCAATTGAGTCCATAACTTCAAATACGAAACCAAAGAATTGGATTTCCATGACAGGACGGTAACCTTCAAGCGTTAAACCTAAAGCTAAACCACCAATACCTGATTCTGCTAGTGGTGTATCAAATACACGATCTTCGCCAAATTCTTTTTGTAAACCTTCTGTTGCACGGAATACACCGCCGTTTACACCAACGTCTTCACCGAATAATAGAACATCTTCGTCTCTTTTTAATTCGTTTTGAAGCGCATTGTTAATCGCTTGAATCATTGTCATTTGTGCCATGACTTATTTCGACTCCTTCTCTTTGTAAATTTCATATTGTTCAGCCAAGTTATGAGGCATTTCTTCATACATATTTTCCATTAAGTCAGTAACTTTTTGTTTAGGTGTATTATCTGCCTCTTTAATAGCTACTTTAATTTCTTCTTTAGCTTTTTCCATAACTTCGTTTTCTTTTTCTTCTGACCATAAGTTTTTAGCTTCAAGATATTTTCTGAAACGAACTAATGGATCTTTCTTTTCCCAATCAGAATCTTCATCTGAAGTTCTGTAACGAGTTGGGTCGTCACCAGCCATAGTATGTGGTCCGTAACGGTAAGTTAATGTTTCAATTAATGAAGGTCCGTCACCATTAACTGCACGATCACGAGCTTGTTTAGTAACAGCATATACTGCTAATGCATCCATACCATCAACTAATACGCCAGGAATACCGACAGCAACTGATTTTTGAGCTAATGTTTTAGCTGCAGTTTGCTTGTCACGTGGAGTAGAGATTGCATAGTTATTATTTTGAATTACAAAGATTGCAGGTGCTTTATAAGCAGAAGCAAAGTTCATACCTTCATAGAAGTCACCTTGTGATGAACCACCGTCACCAGTATAAGTAATTGCTACATTTTTCTTACCGCGTTTTTTAAGTCCTAGTGCAACACCAGCAGTTTGTACAAACTGAGCACCAATAATAATTTGAGGGCTTAATGCATTAACGCCTTCTGGGAATTGGTTACCAATAAAGTGTCCACGTGAGAATAAGAACGCTTTAGTTAATGGTAAACCGTGCCAAATTAATTGAGGTACATCACGGTAACCTGGAAGTACATAATCTGCTTTCTCTAATGCATAGTGTGAAGCTAATTGTGAAGCTTCTTGTCCTGCTGTAGGAGCATAGAAACCTAAACGTCCTTGTCTATTTAATGAAATAGAACGTTGATCAAGAACACGTGTCCAAACCATTCTTTCCATTAATTCAACAAGTTCCTCGTCTGATAAGTCCGGTAATAAATCATTATTTACGACATTTCCTTCTTCATCTAAAACTTGAACCATTTCAAAATTAGACTCTATTTCTTCTAAAGTCGCTACTGCATCGAATTGGGCTTTTTTTCTCGGAGCCATTCAATTCACCATACCTTTCCCTATATTAAGTAATCATTTCTTAATTAGTTTACCACAAAACTGTTTTACTGTTAAATAAAAAATACTAACATTATGCAAAGCCTTTGCAATAAGGTTTTACATAAACTGTGTTACAACATAAAATCAACTGTACTAATACAAATTACTTGTTTATAATTTCTGAAACATCTTGCTTTTCACTTTGTACTTTCTGAAGTTGTTTTTGATAATCCGTAACGATTTCATCGATTTTTTTGTTCGCCTCAGTTAATTTCTTAGTACGATTATCTGCACCCTCTTGAGTCGCGCCATTTTTCGATAAATAACCGAATAATTCTTTCTCAGCTTTCAATATATCTTTATAACCTTCAACAACTTTGTCATGCTTTTTATATTTATTTTCTAGCGCTTCTTTTAACTCTTTTGCTTCTTTTTGTTGTTCTTTACCTTCAATAGATTTGTAATCTTTGTTTGATGAACTGAAAATTTCTTTTGATTCATCCATAGCTTTCTTCTCTTTATCTATAATTTCTTCTCTATTTTTTATGCCATCAGTAATTTCTTTTGCGGTTGATTTAAAATCTTCACCTCTAGCTTTATTAAGCTTTTCTATTTTTTTAACTTTATCTTTTTCTGAAGAAGTCATTTTCTCATTTAATTCAACGATGACTTTTTCTTTTTGATTAGCCTTTTCTACTTTTTTATAAAAAGACTCAAGTGACTCATTAGACTGACCACATGCTGTTAAAATCACAGTTGAAGTTAGTGCTAGTACAAATAATTTCTTGCCAATCATATGTATTTCCTCCTTACTTACCTACAATCATGTTACCCTGTTTTTTTTATTTATACAATTATTAATAGATGTAAAAACATAGAGTTTTTGATATATTTTATATGAGGAAGGTGCATGTAAATGATTACGATGGAAAATATAATTCGAGACGGACACGAAACACTTAGAAAAAAAGCAAACGAAGTAGAATTACCAGTCTCTAACGAAGATAAAGAGACTTTAAATGAAATGTTAGAATTCCTAAAAAATTCTCAAGATGAAGAACTAGCTAAAAAATACGGACTTCGTTCTGGAGTTGGACTTGCCGCTCCTCAAATAAATGTTTCCAAAAAAATGTTAGCTGTATATATTCAAGATGATGGAAAAGGAAATTCATTAGAATTACAATTGATCAATCCTAAAATCGTAAGCCATAGTGTCCAAAAGGCATATTTAAATGGTGGCGAAGGATGTTTAAGTGTTGATGAAGCAAAGCCAGGACTAGTGCATCGTAACTATAAAGTTACAATTCAAGCATATGATATTGAAGGAAATCCATTTAAGAAAAGATTTAAAGGTTATCCAGCAATCGTATTGCAACATGAAATTGATCACTTAAACGGTGTTATGTTCTATGATTATATTAATCATGAAAATCCATTCCAACCGTTAGAAGATGCAGTAGAAATTAATTAAACAAAAACCCGTCGCCTAACATTGCTATGTTGAGCGACGGGTTTTAACTGTTGTAAGGAGCTGAATTCTGAATAATGCTCGTTAGAACTCTCTAAGGAGCTGAATTCTGAATAATGCTCGTTAGAACTCTCTAAGGAGCAGAATTCTGAATAATGCTCGTTAGAACTCTGTAAGGAGCAGAATTCCGAGAAATGCTCGTTAGAATGCTCTAAGGAGCAGAATTCCGAGAAATGCTCGTTAGAATGCTCTAAGGAGCAGAATTCCGAGAAATGCTCGTTAGAATGCTCTAAGGAGCAGAATTCCGAGAAATGCTCGTTAGAACTCTGTAAGGAGCAGAATTCCGAGAAATGCTCGTTAAAACTCTGTAAGGAGCAGAATTCCGAATAATGCTCGTTAGAATTTATCCCGATTAAAAACGAGACGCCTGAGGGATTAGTACAAGTCGAAGACTACAGGCTGAGACTGTACCCTAGGCAAGCGAGTTTTTAATCGGGTAATTATCAAAAACAAAAACCCGTCGCCTAACATTGCTATGTTGAGCGACGGGTTTTACTATTTATATTACATAAATTCATCTCTACGTTCTATAAAATAAACGTTTTCTTCTTTTAATGCCTTTTGAACTTTTGCTAGTTCTTCTAAATCTAACCATTCTGGATCTTTATTGTGTCTTATATAATGATGATCTTGATTTACATTATTAACTGTTTCATCGTAGTTATAAATCATCACAACTTCATTTTGGCGAATATTAAATTCTATACCTTTAAATTGTTTGTCCGATCTAACTATTTCAGCTTTCACATTTTTAATAATACGTTCAACCTTATCCATTACATTTCACTTCCTATTCTTCTATCAAACCAAGTTCAACACAAGCGTGGAATATTCCATCTTCGTCTACCCTTTTAGTTTCATAATCACAAACTGCTTTAAGTTCGTCTACTGCATTTCCCATTGCAACACCGCAACCTACTTCTTTTATCATTTCACCATCATTTGGTCCATCTCCAAATGCAATCACTTCGTTTAAATTAAACCCAAGTTTCTGACTTAATTCTTTAATTCCTTCTGCTTTAGAACGATCGTTTGGAACGATATCTCTACTTAATGGATGCCATCTATAAAATTTTAAAGATTCAAACTGATTATCATATAAGTAATCTTCATCTTCTGCGTGGAATAAAAGTGCTTGATAAACTGGATGATCTAAATAATATGTATTGTGGTATTCTGGATAATCCATTTTCAAAGTTCCTAAGCTGTCTGATATTTCTTGATTACTTTCTACATTTGCATAAACATCTGTTTCACCGAAGAATACAAGGGGATGGTTATTTTCATGTCCCTTTTCTACTATTTTCTTTAATTCTTCTTTATTTAAAGGATACTTCCCTAAAATTTCTCCATCATAAACAACGATTTGTCCATTTAAAGAAACAAAGGTTTGTATGTCAGTAGCTTTTCTTACTTCTTTAAACATGTATGGCGCTCGTCCAGTTGCAATAGCGACTATATGCCCTTTTTC encodes the following:
- a CDS encoding Cof-type HAD-IIB family hydrolase — translated: MEKKLIFFDIDGTIYDENKEIPQSTIIAIQKLKEKGHIVAIATGRAPYMFKEVRKATDIQTFVSLNGQIVVYDGEILGKYPLNKEELKKIVEKGHENNHPLVFFGETDVYANVESNQEISDSLGTLKMDYPEYHNTYYLDHPVYQALLFHAEDEDYLYDNQFESLKFYRWHPLSRDIVPNDRSKAEGIKELSQKLGFNLNEVIAFGDGPNDGEMIKEVGCGVAMGNAVDELKAVCDYETKRVDEDGIFHACVELGLIEE